A region of Allocoleopsis franciscana PCC 7113 DNA encodes the following proteins:
- a CDS encoding caspase family protein, with product MNRISRRQFFQFAGSTLASLGLSQLNIQRQGDRYGKVLAQSTPRKLALLVGINQYSFSPLDGCLNDVELQRNLLIYRFGFNPKDIYL from the coding sequence ATGAACCGTATTTCTCGCCGTCAGTTTTTTCAATTTGCTGGGTCTACGCTAGCAAGCTTAGGATTAAGTCAGCTTAACATTCAACGACAAGGCGATCGCTATGGAAAGGTTTTAGCACAAAGTACTCCTCGCAAACTTGCCTTACTCGTTGGCATCAATCAGTATTCATTTTCTCCCTTAGATGGATGTTTGAATGATGTCGAATTGCAGCGAAATCTGCTGATTTACCGTTTTGGGTTTAATCCCAAAGATATTTATCTTTGA
- a CDS encoding SemiSWEET transporter: MDTQFINILGLIAGTLTTIAFLPQLFKTWKSKSAKDVSLVMMITFSVGIFLWIIYGIAIGAMPIIVTNAVTLVLALMILVLKIRYR; the protein is encoded by the coding sequence ATGGACACACAATTCATCAATATTTTGGGGCTAATTGCCGGAACGCTGACAACAATCGCTTTTTTGCCTCAACTGTTCAAAACCTGGAAATCCAAGTCAGCTAAAGATGTTTCTTTAGTCATGATGATTACCTTCTCTGTCGGTATTTTTCTATGGATCATATATGGAATTGCGATTGGAGCGATGCCCATTATTGTGACTAACGCCGTCACCCTGGTTTTGGCGCTAATGATTTTGGTTCTTAAAATTAGATATAGGTGA
- a CDS encoding prohibitin family protein produces MKYQNSQNWQALLGGILAAALILLSFSSFVIINPGQAGVLSILGKARDGALLEGIHLKPPLISAVDIYDVTVQKFEVPAQSSTKDLQDLSASFAINFRLDPTQVVEVRRKQGTLQNIVSKIIAPQTQESFKIAAARRTVEEAITKRDELKRDFDLALGERLDKYGIIILDTSVVDLAFSPEFSKAVEEKQIAEQRAQRAVYVAQEAEQEAQADINRAKGRAEAQRLLAETLRAQGGQLVLQKEAIEAWRQGGAQMPKVLVMGSDSKSSVPFLFNVGNIQDEATR; encoded by the coding sequence TTGAAGTATCAGAATTCACAAAATTGGCAAGCTTTATTGGGGGGGATTTTAGCCGCAGCCTTGATTCTCCTCAGTTTTAGTTCCTTTGTCATTATCAACCCAGGACAGGCAGGAGTCTTGAGTATCTTGGGGAAAGCGAGAGATGGAGCGTTACTAGAGGGCATTCATCTGAAACCACCCCTGATTTCAGCGGTAGATATTTATGATGTAACGGTGCAAAAGTTTGAAGTTCCGGCGCAAAGCTCCACCAAGGATCTTCAGGATTTATCCGCTAGCTTCGCTATCAACTTCCGCCTCGATCCAACCCAAGTGGTTGAGGTGAGAAGAAAACAAGGCACGTTACAGAATATCGTGTCAAAAATTATTGCACCCCAAACTCAGGAATCCTTCAAAATTGCAGCCGCTAGGAGAACCGTTGAAGAAGCGATTACCAAACGGGATGAATTAAAGCGAGACTTTGATCTGGCTTTAGGTGAACGCTTAGACAAGTACGGAATTATCATACTGGATACCAGTGTCGTTGACCTCGCGTTCTCCCCGGAGTTCTCCAAGGCGGTTGAGGAGAAACAAATCGCTGAACAACGAGCGCAAAGAGCTGTCTATGTAGCGCAGGAAGCTGAGCAAGAAGCGCAGGCAGACATTAATCGCGCCAAGGGTAGAGCGGAAGCGCAAAGATTGTTGGCTGAAACCCTCAGAGCACAAGGAGGACAACTCGTCCTTCAGAAAGAAGCCATTGAAGCTTGGAGGCAGGGAGGTGCTCAGATGCCCAAAGTTCTGGTGATGGGTAGTGATTCTAAGAGTAGTGTCCCATTCCTATTCAACGTCGGTAATATTCAGGATGAGGCGACTCGTTAG
- a CDS encoding HetZ-related protein: protein MNVKTANSIHQSSQSHFHAPEILQGTESQALQEMLLEEMRSSLKSRDLVSHTGLDSRRTHSVVNRIVQEVERICRKSDRIQSSGEIRSWQLTLARHRLQKCLSYYKLGSKQGRVELHSHLSVMIYRHVASSQAQLSFSARYTLIEDFLQDFYAESLKAFRRENEVEADYTPRTQMELAEYMAFTEQYAKRRIQLPNRNNQQLIVLRAQSFAKRQPSETPLDIEQAVEFAKGEEAQEHSRSPAMQQVRLRLVSETVDPSEAVLRDRVVAELVQYLEAQGHSDCADYLVLKLQDLAAPDIDEILGLTPRERDYLQQRFKYHVEKFSRSSHWKLVHQWLGADLDQKLGMSSERWDAFVGQLDEQQQQLLSLKQGQKTDKEIAKVLGCTPKQVQKRWTALLEVAWKTRNSSGKSEE from the coding sequence ATGAACGTCAAAACAGCTAATTCTATCCATCAATCTTCCCAAAGCCACTTCCACGCTCCGGAAATTCTCCAAGGAACTGAATCTCAAGCTCTCCAGGAGATGTTACTGGAGGAAATGCGCTCAAGCCTCAAGAGCCGTGATTTGGTATCGCACACTGGATTAGACTCTCGCCGCACTCACTCCGTGGTCAACCGGATTGTGCAAGAGGTGGAACGGATTTGCCGCAAGAGCGATCGCATTCAATCTTCCGGTGAAATCCGTTCCTGGCAGCTGACACTGGCACGTCATCGGCTACAGAAGTGTCTATCATACTACAAACTCGGTTCAAAGCAAGGTCGTGTCGAATTACATAGCCACTTGAGTGTGATGATTTATCGCCATGTCGCATCCTCTCAAGCCCAGCTCAGTTTTTCCGCTCGGTACACCTTAATTGAGGACTTCTTGCAAGACTTTTATGCAGAGTCCCTCAAAGCTTTCCGGCGGGAAAATGAGGTAGAGGCTGACTACACCCCTCGCACCCAGATGGAACTTGCCGAGTACATGGCGTTTACCGAACAGTACGCCAAGCGGCGCATCCAATTGCCTAACCGCAATAACCAGCAACTGATTGTACTCAGAGCGCAGAGTTTTGCTAAACGGCAACCGAGCGAAACGCCCCTGGATATCGAACAGGCGGTGGAGTTTGCCAAGGGAGAGGAAGCACAGGAGCACAGCCGCTCTCCTGCCATGCAGCAGGTCAGATTGCGCCTCGTGTCTGAAACCGTTGACCCCAGTGAAGCCGTATTGCGCGATCGCGTTGTTGCCGAACTGGTGCAATATCTCGAAGCTCAGGGTCACTCCGACTGTGCGGATTACTTAGTCTTAAAATTGCAAGACTTGGCAGCACCAGATATCGACGAAATTCTGGGTTTAACGCCCAGAGAGCGGGACTACCTGCAACAGCGATTTAAGTACCATGTCGAGAAATTCTCTCGCTCCTCCCATTGGAAGCTGGTACACCAATGGTTAGGGGCAGACCTTGACCAAAAGCTGGGCATGTCCTCTGAGCGTTGGGACGCTTTTGTCGGGCAACTCGACGAGCAACAGCAGCAGTTGTTGTCACTCAAACAGGGGCAAAAAACCGATAAAGAGATTGCCAAAGTTCTAGGTTGTACACCCAAGCAGGTACAAAAACGTTGGACAGCTTTGCTGGAAGTCGCTTGGAAGACTCGGAATTCATCTGGTAAGAGTGAGGAATAA
- a CDS encoding CHAT domain-containing protein produces MSSIAQQPAGSEQDATRAAAEQAFQEGEQLINQGTAESLRQAITKFEEALPLYRAVGDRQSESLILNEIGYIYSDLGEKQKALEYYNQSLPLRRAAGDKRGEAVTLNNIGRVYSDLGEKQKALEYYNQSLPLRRAAGDKRGEAVTLNNIGRAYDALGEKQKALEYYNQSLPLSRATANKAQEAVTLNNIGVVYDTLGEKQKALEYYNQSLPLSRATANKAQEARTLSNIGVVYHALGEKQKALEYYNQSLPLSRATANKAQEAVTLYNFAYLDRSQGNLNDALTQIEAAINIIEDLRTKIGSQELRASYFASKQDYYQFYIDLLMQLHKTNPSKGYDALALHASERARARSLLELLTEANANIRQGVNPELLEREQTLQQQLSAAEYNREQLLKGQYTDKQLNEIKQQIATLLTQLQQVEGEIRINSPHYAALKYPQPLTLPQIQQQVLDDNTILLEYSLGEERSYLWAVTKTSITSYELPKRTEIETAAQKFYQQLKSEAGNIEEGMKLSQMILAPVMNQLGNKRLLIVGDGALQSIPFAALPIPQNTQASVLPAPRREINLPANSSSRLKTTQTPINSPLQRTLAMSQGFKPLADVNSYTPLLVNHEIVSLPSASTIAVLRNELKDRKPAPKTLVAVADPVFEPNDPRLKKAGENSSSSSSTSTEATRSAIEMGVNLQRLEYTRKEADAILALVPDNQQFSAFDFAANRTTATKPDLSQYRIIHLATHGLLNTINPELSGVVLSLLDENGADTNGFLRLNDIFNLNLPAELVVLSACETGLGKDVKGEGLVGLTRGFMYAGAKSVTVSLWSVSDTATSILMTKYYQQMLDKGVNPVAALRAAQLEMMKTEQWKAPYYWAAFLVQGEWR; encoded by the coding sequence ATTTCCAGCATTGCTCAACAACCCGCAGGTAGTGAGCAAGACGCCACCCGCGCCGCAGCAGAACAAGCCTTTCAGGAGGGAGAACAACTAATCAATCAAGGAACAGCAGAATCTCTACGACAAGCAATTACCAAATTTGAAGAAGCGCTACCCCTGTATCGTGCTGTCGGGGATAGGCAATCAGAATCCCTTATTCTCAACGAGATTGGTTATATCTACTCCGATTTAGGAGAAAAGCAAAAAGCGCTGGAATACTACAACCAATCCTTACCCTTGAGACGGGCGGCTGGGGACAAGCGTGGGGAAGCCGTTACCCTCAATAACATTGGTCGAGTCTACTCCGATTTAGGAGAAAAGCAAAAAGCGCTGGAATACTACAACCAATCCTTACCTTTGAGACGGGCGGCTGGGGACAAGCGTGGGGAAGCCGTTACCCTCAATAACATCGGTCGAGCCTACGACGCATTAGGAGAAAAGCAAAAAGCACTGGAATACTACAACCAATCCTTGCCCTTGAGTCGGGCAACTGCGAACAAGGCACAGGAAGCGGTTACCCTCAATAACATCGGTGTAGTCTACGACACATTAGGAGAAAAGCAAAAAGCGCTGGAATACTACAACCAATCCTTGCCTTTGAGTCGGGCAACTGCGAACAAGGCACAGGAAGCGCGTACCCTCAGTAACATTGGTGTAGTCTACCACGCATTAGGAGAAAAGCAAAAAGCGCTGGAATACTACAACCAATCCTTGCCCTTGAGTCGGGCAACTGCGAACAAGGCACAGGAAGCGGTTACCCTCTACAATTTCGCTTACCTCGATCGCAGCCAAGGCAATCTCAACGATGCCTTAACTCAGATTGAAGCTGCCATCAATATTATCGAAGACCTCCGCACTAAAATTGGTAGCCAGGAACTCCGTGCCTCATACTTCGCCTCAAAGCAGGATTATTACCAGTTCTACATCGACCTGCTGATGCAGTTGCACAAAACCAACCCTTCCAAAGGATACGACGCCTTAGCCCTCCACGCCTCAGAACGCGCCCGTGCTCGCTCTTTGTTAGAACTCCTCACCGAAGCTAACGCCAACATCCGCCAAGGCGTCAACCCCGAACTTTTAGAACGAGAACAAACCTTACAGCAGCAACTCAGCGCCGCCGAATACAACCGAGAACAACTGCTCAAAGGTCAATACACTGATAAACAATTAAACGAAATCAAACAACAAATTGCCACCCTCCTCACCCAGTTGCAGCAAGTCGAAGGAGAAATCCGAATCAACAGCCCCCATTATGCTGCCTTAAAGTATCCCCAACCCCTCACCCTGCCACAGATTCAACAACAAGTCCTCGATGACAACACCATTCTGTTGGAATACTCACTCGGCGAAGAACGCAGCTACCTCTGGGCAGTCACTAAAACAAGTATCACCAGCTACGAACTCCCCAAACGCACAGAAATTGAAACCGCCGCCCAGAAATTTTACCAGCAACTCAAATCTGAAGCCGGGAATATCGAGGAAGGGATGAAATTGAGCCAGATGATACTGGCACCGGTGATGAATCAATTGGGGAATAAGCGCTTACTCATCGTTGGTGATGGTGCATTGCAATCTATTCCCTTCGCTGCATTGCCCATTCCTCAGAATACACAGGCGTCGGTTCTCCCGGCACCCCGCCGGGAAATTAATCTCCCGGCTAATAGCTCAAGTCGTCTAAAGACGACTCAAACCCCTATAAACAGTCCTCTTCAGAGGACTTTAGCTATGAGCCAGGGGTTTAAACCCCTGGCGGACGTGAACTCCTACACCCCCCTCCTCGTCAATCACGAAATCGTCTCCCTCCCCTCCGCCTCAACCATCGCCGTACTCCGAAACGAACTCAAAGACCGAAAACCAGCCCCTAAAACCCTTGTAGCCGTCGCTGATCCCGTTTTTGAACCCAATGACCCCCGCTTGAAGAAAGCAGGGGAGAATTCTTCATCCTCCAGTTCCACGTCAACTGAGGCAACCCGTTCAGCCATAGAGATGGGTGTCAACCTGCAACGCCTAGAATACACCCGAAAAGAAGCCGACGCTATTCTCGCCCTTGTCCCAGACAATCAACAGTTCTCAGCCTTTGACTTTGCCGCCAATCGTACCACCGCCACGAAACCCGACCTCTCCCAATACCGCATCATCCACCTCGCCACTCACGGACTCCTCAATACCATCAATCCCGAATTATCCGGAGTTGTGCTGTCCTTACTCGATGAAAACGGCGCAGATACCAATGGTTTCCTGCGTCTCAACGACATCTTCAACCTCAACCTCCCTGCCGAACTCGTCGTCCTCAGTGCCTGCGAAACCGGACTCGGTAAGGATGTGAAAGGAGAAGGGTTGGTAGGCTTGACAAGAGGCTTCATGTATGCAGGGGCGAAGAGCGTCACCGTCAGTTTGTGGAGCGTCAGCGATACAGCCACATCCATCTTAATGACAAAATACTACCAACAAATGCTCGACAAAGGCGTCAATCCCGTAGCAGCACTAAGAGCCGCACAACTAGAAATGATGAAAACCGAGCAATGGAAAGCCCCCTATTACTGGGCTGCATTTTTGGTGCAAGGCGAATGGCGGTAA
- a CDS encoding L-threonylcarbamoyladenylate synthase → MATIYTVHPENPQIRRIEEIKEALQNGAVMLYPTDTVYAIGCDLNVKSAVERVRRLKQLSNDKPLTFLCSSLSDIAQYAWVSDSSYRIMKSLIPGPYTFLLPATKLVPRLVMNPKRRTSGIRVPDHPVCQALLRALGNPIISTSAHLADENGKTPAVNLEQARLFDEFDTLVDIIVDDGNKPGFQVSTIVDMIGEEPVIVRKGLGWEAATSWASLVS, encoded by the coding sequence ATGGCTACTATCTATACTGTCCATCCGGAAAATCCCCAAATACGACGAATAGAGGAAATTAAGGAGGCTCTGCAAAATGGTGCTGTGATGCTGTACCCCACGGACACCGTTTATGCGATTGGTTGCGACCTGAATGTCAAGTCAGCAGTAGAACGTGTGAGGCGTCTGAAGCAATTATCTAATGATAAGCCCCTGACGTTTCTGTGTTCTTCTCTCTCAGATATTGCCCAGTATGCCTGGGTAAGTGACTCATCTTACCGTATTATGAAAAGTCTAATTCCTGGGCCCTATACTTTCTTGCTCCCGGCAACGAAGTTAGTGCCCCGGTTGGTGATGAATCCCAAACGAAGAACCAGCGGTATCCGTGTCCCTGATCATCCAGTCTGCCAAGCACTACTGAGGGCGTTAGGAAATCCGATTATTTCCACCTCGGCGCATCTAGCGGATGAGAATGGCAAAACCCCAGCCGTCAATTTGGAACAAGCAAGACTATTCGACGAGTTTGATACTTTGGTGGATATCATCGTAGATGATGGCAACAAGCCAGGGTTTCAAGTGTCTACCATTGTGGACATGATCGGTGAGGAACCCGTCATCGTGCGGAAAGGTCTGGGATGGGAAGCTGCAACAAGTTGGGCATCTCTGGTTAGCTAA
- the larC gene encoding nickel pincer cofactor biosynthesis protein LarC — protein MSKLAYLDCPTGISGDMCLGAVVAAGVPLEYLTEKLKGLGIESEYRLRAERVHRNGQLATKVHVDLLTSVDNHHDPDQEHQHPHEHEHGHNHGSSCTSGLEPHLPHLHYPPQYAPTRHLPEIEQLILAAQLPPRVSEWSLAVFRNLAEAEGAVHGIAPDQIHFHEVGATDAIVDIVGSCLGLDWLGIDQLYCSALPTGGGTVQAAHGRLPVPVPAVLKLWESGQVPVYSNGINRELVTPTGAALTVTLATGFGSVPAMTIQKVGLGAGSIQLPIPNILRLWIGESSQALTVGTLKAESQNHQISTPQNQQLSIPKNIQASNLETISVLETQIDDLSPQAIGYVFETLFKAGAVDVFTQAIGMKKSRPGILLTVICHPQDIEACEAVLFHETTTLGIRRLTQQRTILSREIQQVQTKYGEIRVKVAWSNSSPEKRITNVQPEYEDCARVARFNHCSWREIHQLALQAWYRQYGEPFQSPELCH, from the coding sequence ATGAGCAAACTAGCGTACCTAGATTGTCCGACTGGAATTTCTGGCGATATGTGCCTAGGAGCTGTTGTGGCAGCAGGTGTGCCGTTGGAATATTTGACGGAAAAGCTCAAAGGTCTGGGGATTGAATCGGAGTATCGGTTACGAGCAGAAAGGGTTCACCGCAATGGACAGTTAGCAACAAAAGTTCATGTAGATTTGCTAACGTCAGTAGACAATCATCACGACCCTGATCAGGAACACCAGCACCCCCATGAACACGAACATGGGCATAACCATGGCTCAAGTTGCACCTCAGGATTAGAGCCTCACCTTCCTCATCTTCATTACCCCCCTCAGTATGCCCCAACACGGCATCTGCCGGAAATTGAGCAATTAATCTTAGCGGCCCAGTTACCGCCACGAGTCTCAGAATGGAGTCTGGCTGTCTTCCGCAACCTAGCAGAGGCCGAAGGCGCGGTACATGGCATTGCACCCGATCAAATCCACTTCCATGAAGTGGGAGCCACTGATGCCATTGTAGACATTGTGGGTAGCTGCTTGGGGTTAGATTGGTTAGGAATTGACCAACTTTACTGTTCGGCTCTCCCCACTGGAGGCGGTACAGTTCAGGCCGCTCATGGTCGCTTACCCGTGCCGGTACCCGCCGTACTGAAGTTGTGGGAATCCGGTCAGGTGCCTGTTTACAGTAATGGTATCAATCGCGAGTTGGTAACGCCAACGGGAGCCGCCCTTACCGTTACCCTCGCCACTGGCTTTGGTTCTGTGCCTGCAATGACCATCCAAAAAGTTGGCCTTGGTGCGGGTTCCATCCAGTTACCGATTCCCAATATTTTGCGCCTGTGGATTGGGGAATCATCACAAGCATTAACAGTTGGAACGTTGAAAGCTGAATCTCAGAATCATCAAATTTCAACTCCACAAAACCAGCAACTTTCAATCCCCAAAAACATTCAAGCTTCTAACTTAGAAACTATCTCAGTGTTAGAAACTCAAATTGATGACCTTAGCCCTCAAGCCATTGGTTATGTATTTGAGACGCTATTTAAGGCGGGTGCTGTGGATGTTTTTACTCAGGCCATTGGCATGAAAAAATCTCGTCCTGGGATTTTGCTCACAGTCATTTGCCATCCTCAAGATATCGAGGCTTGTGAAGCGGTCTTATTCCACGAAACCACAACCTTGGGAATCCGACGCCTCACCCAACAACGAACAATTTTATCCAGAGAAATCCAACAGGTGCAGACGAAGTATGGAGAAATACGAGTCAAAGTGGCTTGGAGCAATAGCTCTCCTGAAAAAAGAATTACTAACGTACAACCGGAATACGAAGATTGTGCTAGGGTCGCCCGATTCAATCATTGCTCATGGCGAGAGATTCATCAGTTAGCCCTTCAAGCTTGGTATCGCCAGTATGGGGAGCCGTTTCAGTCCCCGGAACTTTGCCATTAG
- a CDS encoding glycoside hydrolase family 3 N-terminal domain-containing protein, with amino-acid sequence MPAFQELQRFGHHLILGLSGTTLNDDDKRVLSELKPVGVIFFGKNFQMGKPYEVWLQTFKELSDQVRQYSERESMFMTLDHEGGTVVRTPLPITRFPHAYLLGELAREVAQATGLELKSLGINVSWSPVADIFSNPLNPIIGPRAFGITPQTATQGARDYYLGLRESGILGCGKHFPGHGDTSQDSHLELPILNLTVEELRSRELIPFQSLINEQIPFIMTAHILFPQIDPDVPATLSPTILQTLLRKELGFEGVVVSDDLDMKAISERLTQSGTVAQAFQAGCDLLIVSRNLPSSSIERTYAIAQDFADSLSNGSLDESVIEAAKTRIEKLLNGTPQYSVHALDQDTLVQHAKLAIACSFQPAVLPETMG; translated from the coding sequence ATGCCAGCATTTCAAGAACTTCAGCGCTTTGGACATCACCTGATTTTAGGTCTTTCGGGTACTACTTTAAATGATGACGATAAGCGTGTACTCAGCGAATTGAAACCCGTTGGAGTGATTTTCTTTGGCAAGAACTTTCAAATGGGCAAACCCTATGAAGTTTGGTTGCAAACCTTTAAGGAACTCAGCGATCAAGTCCGACAATATAGCGAACGCGAATCCATGTTTATGACTCTCGATCATGAGGGGGGTACTGTGGTTCGCACACCTCTACCGATTACCCGATTTCCACATGCTTATTTGTTGGGAGAACTCGCTCGTGAGGTTGCACAGGCAACGGGATTAGAATTGAAGTCACTGGGAATTAATGTATCTTGGTCACCAGTCGCCGATATTTTTTCTAACCCCCTTAACCCCATTATTGGGCCTCGTGCCTTTGGGATTACTCCGCAAACTGCTACACAAGGTGCCCGCGACTACTACCTTGGACTCCGGGAATCTGGAATTCTAGGATGTGGTAAGCATTTTCCCGGACATGGAGACACTAGCCAGGACTCTCACCTAGAGTTGCCAATCCTGAATTTAACTGTAGAAGAATTGCGATCGCGTGAACTTATTCCCTTCCAATCACTCATCAACGAGCAGATTCCCTTCATAATGACGGCACACATTCTGTTTCCCCAAATCGATCCAGATGTACCAGCGACACTCTCACCGACGATCTTACAAACCTTACTCCGCAAAGAGCTTGGTTTTGAGGGAGTTGTGGTATCTGATGACTTGGATATGAAGGCTATCTCAGAGCGGTTGACCCAAAGTGGCACCGTGGCACAGGCATTTCAGGCAGGTTGCGATCTGTTGATTGTATCCCGCAACCTGCCCTCCTCATCGATTGAACGCACTTATGCGATCGCGCAAGATTTTGCTGATTCTCTGAGCAATGGTAGCCTTGATGAATCTGTAATCGAAGCGGCTAAGACGCGAATAGAAAAGCTCTTAAATGGAACGCCTCAGTATTCCGTTCATGCTCTCGACCAAGATACCCTTGTACAACATGCGAAACTCGCGATCGCTTGTTCTTTTCAGCCTGCTGTGTTGCCAGAAACAATGGGGTAA
- a CDS encoding B12-binding domain-containing radical SAM protein yields the protein MTSAVFASERLLFTPATPQADAIPTIFAFPNEYSVGITSLGYQVVWATLASRSDLQVSRWFTDVHEPLPGQPELLGYSISWELDYVNLLNSLEGLGIPLRSVERESHHPLVFGGGPVLTANPEPFADFFDLILLGDGEILLGEFLEAYKEVRSAERETQLRRLAQVPGIYVPSLYEVTYHHSTGEIQSIQPVEAEIPPRVEKQTYRGNTLSASTVVTEKAAWENIYMVEVVRSCPEMCRFCLASYLTLPFRTPSATDSLIPAIDRGLEVTKRIGLLGASVTQHPEFEVLLDYLSQPRYEDVRLSIASVRTNTVTPKLAETLTQRGTNSITIAVESGSERLRQIINKKLTNEEIIQAALNAKAGGLKSLKLYGMVGVPGEEMSDVEQTVAMMKQIKKAAPGLRLTFGCSTFVPKAHTPFQWFGVNSQAEKRLKFLQKHLKPQGIDFRPESYNWSVIQALISRGDRRLSHLLELTRHYGDSVGSYRRAFKELRGQLPELDFYVHTNWSTDKVLPWNHLQGPLPQGTLLKHRDAAISQFEQPQVVGIG from the coding sequence GTGACCTCTGCTGTTTTCGCATCTGAACGCCTTCTGTTTACGCCCGCTACCCCTCAAGCGGACGCTATTCCTACCATCTTTGCTTTTCCGAATGAATACAGCGTGGGCATTACCAGCCTGGGTTATCAAGTGGTGTGGGCAACTTTAGCCTCGCGCTCCGACTTGCAAGTCAGCCGCTGGTTCACGGATGTTCATGAACCCCTGCCGGGACAGCCGGAATTACTAGGTTACTCTATATCATGGGAATTAGATTATGTCAATCTATTGAACTCCCTAGAAGGTTTAGGAATCCCGTTGAGGTCGGTTGAGCGAGAGTCTCACCATCCCCTCGTTTTTGGGGGAGGTCCCGTATTGACAGCCAACCCAGAACCCTTTGCAGATTTCTTTGATCTAATTTTGCTAGGGGATGGAGAAATTCTGCTGGGTGAGTTCCTCGAAGCTTACAAAGAAGTTCGCTCCGCTGAAAGAGAAACACAACTAAGGCGTCTAGCGCAGGTACCGGGAATCTATGTTCCCAGCTTGTATGAGGTAACTTACCACCACTCGACAGGCGAAATTCAATCCATTCAACCCGTAGAAGCTGAGATTCCCCCAAGGGTGGAAAAACAGACTTATCGAGGTAATACGCTATCGGCTTCAACTGTGGTAACGGAAAAAGCCGCTTGGGAAAATATCTATATGGTAGAAGTGGTACGCAGTTGCCCAGAGATGTGCCGCTTCTGTTTGGCGAGTTATCTGACGCTGCCCTTTCGGACGCCAAGTGCGACGGATTCTTTGATTCCAGCTATTGACAGGGGATTAGAGGTAACTAAACGGATTGGCTTATTAGGAGCATCGGTAACACAGCATCCTGAGTTTGAAGTATTACTCGATTACCTGTCTCAACCGAGGTATGAGGATGTGCGGCTGAGTATTGCTTCCGTGCGAACCAATACAGTCACACCAAAGTTAGCAGAAACTCTGACTCAACGAGGGACAAACTCCATTACCATCGCGGTGGAAAGTGGTTCAGAACGGCTGCGGCAAATTATTAATAAGAAGCTAACCAACGAGGAAATTATTCAAGCTGCCCTTAATGCCAAAGCGGGTGGATTAAAGAGCCTCAAACTCTATGGAATGGTGGGTGTTCCAGGCGAAGAAATGTCCGACGTGGAACAAACCGTGGCGATGATGAAACAGATCAAAAAAGCTGCTCCCGGTTTACGTTTGACTTTTGGTTGCAGTACCTTTGTTCCGAAAGCCCATACCCCATTTCAATGGTTTGGGGTGAATTCTCAGGCAGAGAAGCGGCTGAAGTTTTTGCAGAAACACCTGAAACCCCAAGGAATCGATTTCCGACCGGAAAGCTATAACTGGTCGGTGATTCAAGCCTTGATATCCAGAGGAGATCGCCGATTATCCCATTTATTAGAACTTACGCGACATTATGGAGACTCTGTAGGCAGTTATCGCCGTGCTTTCAAAGAACTGAGAGGACAATTACCGGAACTGGATTTTTACGTTCATACTAACTGGTCAACGGATAAAGTATTACCTTGGAATCACTTACAGGGGCCACTACCTCAGGGAACGTTACTCAAGCATCGGGATGCGGCAATTTCTCAATTTGAACAACCTCAAGTTGTGGGTATTGGATAA